One genomic segment of Echeneis naucrates chromosome 18, fEcheNa1.1, whole genome shotgun sequence includes these proteins:
- the arhgap36 gene encoding rho GTPase-activating protein 36 isoform X3 has product MLGQSVRLQPVPIQSLSELERARLQEVALYHLEERDLDFKISIPREIRKRRKSLRRKFDSFSKEKKERESAPKAFGIPLSQVIANDRAYKLRQDALKESRRDCLDLEASILRFRAEKRQFFNGNKPLVGAPSITGGSSGSPSANSVAPATVFENQNKPLSPTFMDNTGRGQRRGGLSVDSISDLVESQSRLLEALQLSHPAELELKKAAGNGSSEGRTQTKLSLNPIYRQVPRVLERCCSHIENHGLQTVGIFRVGSSKKRVRQLREDFDMGVDVQLDQEHSVHDVAALLKEFLRDMPDPLLPRELYPAFLHANQLRGVDQLHYLQHLLHLLPPCNCDTLLRLLTLLHTVQSFAQDTIGTNDEEIPGNKMTAANLAVIFGPNLLQRERGEVSLQSMGIEDSTAIISVTLVLIQNHRRLFTVSAEVQQEVLMSLIQTDPDIIDYLLRRKLSSSHLTAESGGESGGRRDTGASLDSVGASSGSLSPLEPPSPLFPPDGSGGEGSLTSEVFLNVLKLNQNRKRQEARYGEAPAGKSIRHMRQFHSHHNLLSLAHSSSRLHGPDPDPQDRRGPLGLSLGGGSCSSLSSSTESSIWVRQAPQEEGKPSPTTNFWDFFTGKGSGSETMV; this is encoded by the exons aaataCGCAAGAGGAGGAAATCACTACGCAGGAAGTTCGACTCATTTTCTAAGGAGAAGAAAGAGCGAG aATCGGCTCCGAAGGCGTTCGGCATCCCCCTCTCCCAGGTCATCGCCAACGACCGGGCCTACAAGCTGCGGCAGGACGCCCTGAAGGAGAGCCGGCGCGACTGCCTGGACCTGGAGGCCAGTATCCTGCGCTTCCGTGCCGAGAAGCGTCAATTCTTTAACGGGAACAAGCCCCTGGTCGGCGCCCCGTCCATCACGGGCGGGAGTTCTGGCTCGCCGTCCGCCAACTCGGTGGCCCCGGCGACGGTTTTCGAAAACCAGAACAAACCGCTGTCGCCCACGTTTATGGACAACACCGGCCGAGGACAGAGGAGG GGAGGCCTGTCGGTGGACTCCATCTCCGACCTGGTGGAGAGTCAGTCCCGCTTGCTGGAGGCGCTGCAGCTCTCCCACCCGGCCGAGCTGGAGCTGAAGAAGGCGGCGGGAAACGGCTCGTCGGAGGGGCGGACACAGACCAAGCTGAGCCTGAACCCCATCTACAGGCAGGTGCCCCGAGTCCTGGAGAGGTGCTGCAGTCACATCGAGAACCACG GCCTGCAGACTGTGGGCATTTTCCGAGTTGGAAGCTCCAAGAAGAGAGTGCGACAG cTGCGGGAGGACTTTGACATGGGGGTGGACGTCCAGCTGGACCAGGAGCACAGCGTGCACGACGTGGCGGCGCTGCTCAAAGAGTTCCTGAGGGACATGCCCGATCCCCTGCTGCCCAGAGAGCTCTACCCCGCCTTCCTGCACGCCAACC AGCTGAGGGGGGTCGACCAGCTCCACTACCTGCAGcatctcctccacctgctgcctcCATGCAACTGTGACACGCTGCTGCGCCTGCTCACCCTGCTGCACACCGTGCAGAGCTTCGCCCAGGACACCATCGGCACCAACGACGAGGAG ATTCCTGGAAACAAGATGACGGCGGCCAACCTGGCGGTGATCTTCGGGCCGAACCTGCtgcagagggaaagaggagaggtGAGTCTGCAGTCGATGGGGATCGAGGACAGCACGGCCATCATCAGCGTCACTCTGGTCCTGATCCAGAACCACAGGAGACTTTTCACG gtgTCTGCGGAGGTGCAGCAGGAGGTCCTGATGAGTCTGATCCAGACCGACCCGGACATCATCGACTACCTGCTACGTAGGAAACTCAG cagcagccatCTCACGGCAGAGAGTGGCGGCGAGTCGGGGGGTCGTCGGGACACAGGGGCGTCCCTGGACTCTGTGGGGGCCTCCAGTGGGAGTCTGTCCCCCCTTGAGCCCCCCTCACCCCTCTTCCCGCCTGATGGAAGCGGCGGCGAGGGAAGCTTGACCAGCGAGGTGTTCCTCAACGTGCTGAAGCTGAACCAGAACAGGAAGCGGCAGGAGGCGAGATACG GTGAGGCCCCTGCAGGTAAATCCATCCGCCACATGCGTCAGTTCCACTCCCACCACAACCTGCTCAGCCTGGCCCACTCCTCCTCCCGGCTCCACGGCCCGGACCCGGACCCCCAGGACCGCAGGGGCCCGCTGGGCCTCTCTCTGGGCGGAGGCAGCTGCTCCAGCCTGAGCAGCTCTACCGAGAGCAGCATCTGGGTGAGGCAGGCGCCgcaggaggagggaaaaccGTCGCCCACCACCAACTTCTGGGACTTCTTCACCGGGAAAGGGTCGGGCTCAGAGACCATGGTATGA